In Victivallis lenta, the following proteins share a genomic window:
- the dgoD gene encoding galactonate dehydratase: MKITKLKTYICNCFRTNWVFVKVETDSGIHGWGEATLEYREPTVAAAIHDLEGWLIGRDPHNIEAFRHDCYRDAYWRGGPVLMSALAGVEIALWDIKGKALGVPVWQLLGGKVRDAVPIYVNGWFAPAKTPDEFAAKAAAVREHRFLGCKWDPFGKAWQQIGRRELDSAMECVRKVSETVGQDVLLLIEGHGRFDIPTAVKIGRRLEEFDICWFEEPLPPDDLNGMREVKERVRVSLAAGERLYNRYEYRQFFDLNCADYIQPDISHAGGIFEMRLLGAEAEARHIGFCPHNPSGPVANAATLQLAGCVPNFVILEMMMTDVPYRAEICDEELVVREGRMVIPDRPGIGIDLDENELLKHPYQPVGLRHYRGDLTDIRPPDAVKYYRVG, from the coding sequence ATGAAGATCACGAAACTGAAGACTTATATCTGCAACTGTTTCCGCACGAACTGGGTGTTCGTCAAAGTCGAGACCGATTCCGGCATTCACGGCTGGGGCGAAGCGACGCTCGAGTACCGAGAGCCGACCGTCGCCGCGGCGATTCATGACCTTGAAGGCTGGCTGATCGGCAGGGACCCGCACAATATCGAGGCGTTCCGCCACGACTGTTACCGCGATGCGTACTGGCGCGGCGGCCCGGTCCTGATGAGCGCGCTCGCCGGCGTCGAAATCGCGTTGTGGGATATCAAGGGCAAAGCGCTCGGCGTTCCGGTCTGGCAGCTGCTCGGCGGCAAGGTGCGCGACGCGGTCCCGATCTACGTGAACGGCTGGTTCGCCCCGGCGAAAACGCCGGATGAATTCGCCGCGAAGGCCGCCGCGGTCCGGGAGCACCGTTTTCTCGGCTGCAAGTGGGACCCGTTCGGCAAGGCGTGGCAGCAGATCGGCAGGCGCGAACTCGACTCCGCCATGGAGTGTGTCCGCAAGGTCTCCGAAACCGTCGGACAGGATGTGCTGCTGCTGATCGAGGGACACGGCCGTTTCGACATTCCGACCGCGGTGAAGATCGGCCGGCGGCTCGAGGAGTTCGACATCTGCTGGTTCGAGGAGCCGCTGCCGCCCGATGACCTCAACGGCATGCGTGAAGTCAAGGAGCGCGTGCGCGTGTCGCTCGCGGCCGGCGAACGGCTCTACAACCGCTACGAGTACCGGCAGTTCTTCGACCTGAACTGCGCGGATTACATCCAGCCCGACATTTCGCACGCCGGCGGCATCTTCGAAATGCGGCTGCTCGGCGCCGAGGCGGAGGCGCGCCACATCGGTTTCTGCCCGCACAATCCGTCCGGGCCGGTCGCGAACGCGGCGACGCTGCAGCTCGCCGGCTGTGTGCCGAACTTCGTGATCCTCGAAATGATGATGACCGACGTGCCCTACCGGGCGGAAATCTGCGACGAGGAGCTCGTGGTGCGCGAGGGCAGGATGGTCATTCCGGACCGCCCCGGCATCGGCATCGACCTCGACGAAAACGAACTTCTGAAACACCCGTACCAGCCGGTCGGGCTGCGCCACTACCGTGGCGACCTGACCGATATCCGGCCGCCCGATGCCGTGAAATATTACCGGGTCGGGTGA